The Buchnera aphidicola (Pseudoregma panicola) genome contains the following window.
ACTATAAAATAAAAATAAGAAAAAATATGAACTACTTTAAAATTTTTAACATAAAAGAAGAATTTAAAATTAATTATAATAAGTTGTCAAAAAATTTTCATAAACTTCAAAGAAAATTTCATCCAGATATGAACATAAATATAGATGATAAAAATATAAAAAATAAATCTTCAGAAATAAATATAGCATACAGAATTTTAAAAAATCCTATAAAAAGAGCAGAATATATTATAAAAATAAATTGTTCTAAAAATATATATGAAGAAAATATATGTAATAAAAAATTCTTATTATATTTTTTTAAAATAAATAAAAAAATAGAAAATTTAGAAAAAAATATTAGAAAAAATAAAAAAAAAATAAACAAAATATTAGAAAAAATAAAAGTAAAAAAAAAAAAATATTATAAAAAAATAGAAAAATATATTAAAAATAAAAAATGGATAAAATCTAAAAATATTTTAATAAAAATAAAATTCTTAAATAAAATTCTAAAAAAAAAATGTTATAATAAAAAA
Protein-coding sequences here:
- the hscB gene encoding Fe-S protein assembly co-chaperone HscB, yielding MNYFKIFNIKEEFKINYNKLSKNFHKLQRKFHPDMNINIDDKNIKNKSSEINIAYRILKNPIKRAEYIIKINCSKNIYEENICNKKFLLYFFKINKKIENLEKNIRKNKKKINKILEKIKVKKKKYYKKIEKYIKNKKWIKSKNILIKIKFLNKILKKKCYNKKI